The following proteins come from a genomic window of Ictalurus furcatus strain D&B chromosome 12, Billie_1.0, whole genome shotgun sequence:
- the mcm6 gene encoding DNA replication licensing factor MCM6 translates to MDIVEPAVENAGQMVKDELAEKCQKLFQAFLEEFQNSDGELKYLRDTEELIRPERNTLLVSFTDLEGFNQELATIIQEEFYRIYPYLCRAVRNFARDHGNVPVTKEFYVAIQDLPTRHKIRELTALRIGSLVRISGQVVRTHPVHPELVSGTFLCLDCQSVIKDVEQQFKYTQPSICRNPVCNNRRRFLLDTNKSKFIDFQKVRIQETQAELPRGSIPRSVEVILRAEAVESAQAGDKCDFIGCLIVVPDVSQLATPGVRAETGSRTAGAQGYENEGVRGLKALGVRELSYRLAFLACHVAPTNPRFGGKEIRDEEQTAESIKNQMSVKEWDKVFEMSQDKNLYHNLCTSLFPTIHGNDEVKRGILLMLFGGVPKTTMEGTSLRGDINVCIVGDPSTAKSQFLKHVEEFSPRAVYTSGKASSAAGLTAAVVRDEESHEFVIEAGALMLADNGVCCIDEFDKMEMRDQVAIHEAMEQQTISITKAGVKATLNARTSILAAANPVSGRYDRSKSLKQNINLTAPIMSRFDLFFILVDDCNEVTDYAIARRIVDLHSRIENSIERLYTLDEIRRYLLFARQFKPKISKESEDFIVEQYKRLRQRDGSGVTKSSWRITVRQLESMIRLSESMARMHCCDEVQPKHVKEAFRLLNKSIIRVETPDINLDQEEDEAMEEEEENRVNGHDVPNGHVDAPVNGHEHADGVNGENHNGKPSLRLSFSEYKRISNLIVLHLRRAEEDEEEEALKKSAVVNWYLKEIESEIDSEMELISKKAMIEKVIHRLVHYDYILIELSQSGLKGSAESSVAEKQEDDVTLVVNPNYTLDD, encoded by the exons ATGGACATTGTGGAGCCTGCGGTGGAAAACGCTGGACAAATGGTGAAGGATGAGTTAGCCGAGAAGTGTCAGAAGTTATTCCAAGCGTTTCTGGAAGA GTTTCAGAACAGCGATGGTGAGTTGAAGTATTTGCGTGACACAGAAGAGCTGATCCGTCCGGAGCGCAACACGCTCCTGGTGAGCTTCACTGACCTGGAGGGATTTAACCAAGAACTGGCAACCATCATCCAGGAGGAGTTCTACAG AATCTATCCCTACCTGTGCCGTGCCGTGCGTAACTTTGCCCGGGATCATGGGAACGTTCCTGTTACTAAAGAGTTCTACGTGGCCATTCAGGATCTGCCAACCAGGCACAA GATCCGTGAGCTAACTGCGCTGCGTATCGGCTCTCTGGTGCGCATCAGCGGGCAGGTGGTACGCACACACCCGGTGCACCCCGAGCTGGTGAGTGGAACCTTCCTGTGCCTGGACTGCCAGAGCGTCATCAAAGACGTGGAGCAGCAGTTTAAATACACGCAACCCAGCATCTGCCGTAACCCAGTGTGCAACAACCGACGCCGCTTCCTGCTCGACACCAACAAGTCCAAGTTCATCGACTTCCAAAAG GTGCGAATCCAGGAGACACAGGCCGAGCTGCCACGAGGATCCATCCCGCGGAGCGTAGAGGTGATCCTGAGAGCCGAAGCGGTGGAGTCGGCGCAGGCTGGAGATAAGTGCGACTTCATTGGCTGCCTCATCGTCGTTCCTGACGTGTCCCAGCTCGCAACGCCAG gtgtgcGAGCAGAGACTGGGTCTCGCACGGCTGGAGCTCAGGGTTACGAGAATGAGGGCGTGCGTGGTCTAAAAGCACTCGGAGTCCGAGAACTCTCGTACAGATTGGCTTTCCTGGCCTGCCATGTGGCACCGACCAATCCCAGG TTTGGTGGGAAGGAGATCCGCGATGAGGAGCAGACAGCCGAGAGCATTAAGAACCAGATGTCGGTGAAGGAGTGGGATAAAGTGTTCGAGATGAGCCAGGACAAGAACCTGTACCATAACCTGTGCACAAGCCTCTTCCCCACCATCCACG gCAACGATGAGGTGAAGCGCGGCATCCTGCTCATGCTCTTTGGTGGTGTCCCGAAGACCACCATGGAGGGCACATCTCTGAGGGGGGACATCAACGTGTGCATTGTGGGAGATCCCAGTACAGCCAAGAGCCAGTTTCTCAA GCACGTGGAGGAGTTCAGCCCGCGTGCCGTGTACACCAGCGGGAAAGCGTCCAGCGCTGCAGGTCTCACCGCCGCTGTAGTCAGAGATGAAGAGTCACATGAGTTTGTCATCGAGGCTGGAGCTCTCATGCTGGCTGACAAC GGTGTGTGCTGCATTGATGAGTTTGACAAAATGGAGATGAGAGATCAGGTGGCCATCCATGAGGCCATGGAGCAGCAGACTATCTCCATCACCAAAGCTGGGGTCAAG GCCACACTGAACGCCCGAACGTCCATCTTGGCTGCAGCGAACCCTGTGAGCGGCCGCTACGACCGCTCCAAATCGCTCAAGCAGAACATCAACCTAACCGCGCCTATCATGTCCCGCTTCGACCTCTTCTTTATCCTGGTGGATGACTGCaacgag GTGACCGATTATGCCATAGCCAGGCGCATCGTGGACCTGCACTCCAGGATCGAGAACTCCATCGAGCGTCTGTACACTCTGGACGAGATCCGGAGATACCTGCTGTTCGCCCGCCAGTTTAAACCGAAG ATCTCTAAAGAGTCGGAGGATTTTATTGTGGAGCAGTACAAGCGCCTGAGACAGAGGGACGGCTCCGGCGTCACCAAATCGTCCTGGAGGATCACCGTGCGCCAGCTGGAGAGCATGATCCGCCTGTCTGAGAGCATGGCCCGCATGCACTGCTGCGATGAG GTGCAGCCCAAACATGTGAAAGAGGCCTTCAGGCTGCTCAACAAGTCCATCATCAGGGTGGAGACGCCTGACATCAACCTGGACCAAGAGGAAGATGAGGCcatggaggaggaagaagagaacCGGGTGAACG GCCACGACGTGCCCAACGGCCACGTGGACGCTCCCGTGAATGGTCACGAGCATGCTGACGGGGTCAACGGTGAAAACCACAACGGCAAACCGTCATTGCGTCTGTCCTTCTCCGAGTACAAGCGCATCTCCAACCTCATAGTGCTGCACCTGCGTCGTGCTGAGGAAG atgagGAGGAAGAAGCCTTGAAGAAGAGCGCAGTGGTGAATTGGTACCTGAAGGAGATCGAGTCTGAGATCGACTCTGAGATGGAGCTCATCAGCAAGAAGGCCATGATTGAGAAGGTCATCCACAGACTCGTGCATTAT GACTACATCCTAATCGAACTGTCGCAGTCGGGCCTGAAAGGCTCCGCCGAGTCCAGCGTAGCCGAAAAGCAGGAAGACGACGTCACACTGGTCGTGAATCCTAACTACACACTGGACGATTAA